The Apibacter raozihei genome contains a region encoding:
- a CDS encoding RNA polymerase sigma factor: MMHKTDCELVHDYIKGKESALEALLHRHKIRVFNYINRKVNNPELAEDLFQDVFIKVILTLKEGKYNEEGKFLPWVLRISHNLIVDHFRISNKAKFVNETSGQNEDYNVFDFVKVSEHSIEDLMINDQIVSDLKKLVETLPEDQREVLELRFYKGLSFKEIAEETNVGINTALGRMRYAIINLRKIIELKNIAFL; encoded by the coding sequence ATGATGCATAAAACAGATTGTGAACTTGTTCACGATTATATTAAAGGAAAAGAAAGTGCGCTTGAGGCATTGTTGCATAGGCATAAAATCAGGGTATTTAATTATATAAACAGAAAAGTTAATAATCCTGAATTAGCTGAAGACTTATTTCAAGACGTCTTTATTAAAGTTATTCTTACTCTCAAAGAAGGTAAATATAACGAAGAAGGTAAATTTCTCCCTTGGGTTTTGCGAATTTCACATAATTTAATTGTTGATCATTTCAGAATATCCAATAAAGCTAAATTTGTTAATGAAACTAGTGGTCAAAATGAAGACTATAACGTTTTCGACTTTGTAAAGGTTTCTGAACATTCTATAGAGGATTTAATGATTAATGATCAAATAGTTTCAGATTTAAAGAAGCTTGTAGAAACTCTTCCTGAGGATCAAAGAGAAGTATTGGAGCTTCGCTTTTATAAAGGTTTGAGCTTTAAAGAAATTGCAGAAGAGACTAATGTAGGTATAAATACGGCATTAGGAAGAATGCGATATGCTATTATTAATCTCAGAAAAATTATAGAATTAAAAAATATTGCTTTTTTATAG
- a CDS encoding START-like domain-containing protein: protein MNKVKYQLEFDMKCSTTLLFEYIGTSSGMGEWLADDVIERGDEFTFIWGDQQEIASLIRYKEESFVRFRWEEDEGTKYFWELAIHIDDVTNDVALVITDFAEENDLDHSKLYWTNLIDDLKKIIGS, encoded by the coding sequence ATGAATAAAGTAAAGTATCAGTTAGAATTTGACATGAAATGTTCTACTACTCTTCTTTTTGAGTATATAGGAACTTCTTCAGGAATGGGCGAATGGTTAGCAGATGATGTTATTGAACGTGGAGATGAATTTACCTTTATCTGGGGCGACCAACAGGAAATTGCCAGTTTAATCAGATATAAGGAGGAATCTTTTGTTCGTTTTAGATGGGAAGAAGATGAAGGCACAAAATACTTTTGGGAGCTTGCTATTCATATTGATGATGTTACTAATGATGTAGCTTTGGTTATTACCGATTTTGCAGAAGAAAATGATTTGGATCATTCCAAATTATATTGGACCAATTTAATTGATGATCTTAAAAAGATTATAGGTTCATAA
- a CDS encoding aminotransferase class IV translates to MKVIFNGSIVEEKDLIVNYTQKNFFTGDFVNGFCWFFQNKILFWEDVYFQLMASMRKMRINIPLSFTPEMFEKEIMILSDHLHTSQGRIKLTVFRNQIPENAPDVIIEFLPYKDFYNTKGLELDVYKEIQIFPTLLSALYIYHPVNIVAEQYAYENELQELILLNQDKRIARSIFGNLFLIQDNLIVSNSTQEGAYLSVLKKNFITFLREKTEYIYKEENLSPFQTQSAQEIFILSEEHGFIPVKKVRKSNFKNEISHLLSKKFTGYALEVSRK, encoded by the coding sequence ATGAAAGTTATCTTCAATGGTTCTATCGTAGAAGAGAAAGATTTAATTGTCAATTATACCCAAAAGAATTTTTTTACTGGAGATTTTGTAAATGGATTTTGCTGGTTTTTTCAAAATAAAATTTTATTTTGGGAAGATGTTTATTTTCAGCTTATGGCATCCATGAGAAAAATGAGGATAAACATTCCACTATCCTTTACACCGGAGATGTTTGAAAAGGAAATAATGATTTTGTCTGACCATCTGCATACATCACAAGGAAGAATAAAACTTACTGTATTCAGAAATCAAATTCCGGAAAATGCACCGGATGTAATTATTGAATTTTTACCTTATAAAGATTTTTATAATACAAAAGGTTTAGAATTGGATGTATATAAAGAAATACAAATATTTCCAACTCTTTTATCAGCACTTTATATTTATCATCCTGTAAATATTGTAGCAGAGCAATATGCTTATGAAAATGAACTTCAGGAATTAATACTACTCAATCAGGATAAAAGGATAGCACGCTCTATCTTTGGAAACCTCTTCCTTATCCAGGACAATTTAATTGTTTCTAACTCTACACAGGAAGGTGCTTATCTTTCAGTTCTAAAGAAAAATTTTATTACTTTTTTGCGTGAAAAAACCGAGTATATTTATAAAGAAGAAAATCTTTCACCTTTTCAGACACAATCAGCACAAGAAATATTTATTCTTAGTGAAGAACATGGATTTATTCCAGTAAAGAAAGTACGCAAAAGTAATTTCAAAAATGAAATATCTCATTTATTATCCAAAAAATTTACAGGTTACGCTTTAGAGGTTTCTAGAAAATAA